The Rhea pennata isolate bPtePen1 chromosome 5, bPtePen1.pri, whole genome shotgun sequence nucleotide sequence CTTTGTCATTTTACTATCTCGTCTACCTAAATAACATTCTCCTAAATATTCATAAGTCTTTGTCTGTATGCACATTTGCATTTGGTGAAGTAGTCTACAGTTCCCATGTGCAATCAGGCCTTCCAAAGGGAACTCAAAGGGGCAAGAAGGAACAGGACTTTTATTCAAGGGTGTGTTGAAGTGCCTGGTGTGAACATGGAAGCGGAGGGAGCTTGGAAGGGTGTGTTTGGATAAGGGGAGCCAACCAGCCCTGGGAACATGGGGAGTGATTGGGAGTGGGGCTGTTCAACAGACAGGCTGACATGGTTCACCCTCTGCCTAGACAGAGTGCTGCAAAGCTTGGACTAGTGAATCTCAGTGCTGAACGTTCATCTAGCAGTGCTGATGGCTCCACAGACTGGCTCCATCAAAAAGGAGACACAACCTTTTCCAGCCTTTCTACAGCTTTTCACTTGGGAAGAGATGAGAATCCACAATGGCCAAGGTCAGGAACAATGGCTGGTGATTGACAGGAAGGTTTACAATGTCAGCGAGTTTTCCAAACGGCACCCTGGAGGAAGCCGAGTTATTAGCCACTATGCTGGGCAAGATGCAACGGTAAGATCTGGAAAGTCAGTTGAGGGAGGTGTATCAGGGTAGAACTATATGGTGGGACTCCAGCAGAGAGAACTTGTGGTGTTTGGCACTCTAGTTAGCCAGATAACGTAATGAATGGGTCTGTGCTGTCTCTAATTATGCCCTTTGGGATACCCCTGAGGTCAGACTTACCTGCTGTGCAAACCGTAAAGCTCTGTTTAGGTTCATTACACCCTGATATAAGCAGACCATATCCATGCAGGTTGTCTTGCCACCAGGCATGATCAGGCCTGCAGTCTTCCAGATCCTGAAAAGTGTGTGCATTGCAgatgggagaaagggaagaggtaAAAAGTGGTACACTTCATGTGAACTGCCACTGTAAGGCTGCTCTTTCAGAGTGACGTCAGTGCTGTCAGTGACAAGGAAAAGGTAACCAAAAATAGAGCAAGGGGGTGGGTAAGGAGAAGGTAATAGCCAAACATAAAGCGAAAGTAATTTGTGGGGCAgtggagcaagaggaggagtTTATCAAGAGAAGAACACTGTTTTGTACAGATGagtgaaggagaaaacagtCAAGCAAAGAGGTTATTTCAACAGAGGGAGAAGTAGAAAATTACTGGAGAAGTAACAGAGATAGCAGGGATGACATTTGGCTAcaggagatgaggaaaaaatctgcaaatagTCATTattcaaaagcagattttctggAGATTCCTGCAACATTTTTTGATGTagaaagtttctttaaaataatttgttgtttGTTGatagaaataatacattttaagcAGATCTCACAGACTATTCACTGAAAGTTGTTATTGAATATGTGCATTTGAAACCTGCATGATGAGGGCATAAACATGTAACATGGGAAATCCTGGTTTAATTCTTGTCTTGATTAACTTTTTGACTTTAAGAAAGCTGCTTATCTGGTTCTAATCCTCAGTTTTCATTATGTAAAATGGAATAGTACTTTTTAACTAATGGACCACAATGGATCAGATAggttattttcacatttcatttctctcaTCCTGCTCTGTATTCTGAGATGTATACACTTCATAGAAAAGCAGGACTGGAAGGTGTCTCAAAAGATCATCTCTGCGCGCCTTTGCATAAAGCCATGATCCAagacattttttctgaatattcttgGCTTCCTTTATGTGCATTAATTTGCAAATATAGACAATATGCATTGCAGAACATTACACTGATATGAGAGGTTTGATGCTTTGTAGATGACAGTCTTTAAAGTTAATCCCTCAGATGGTGATAATCAGGGTataagagaggagagaaaaaagagcaggTTGCAGGACTGAAaagcttgcttttctctgaCAAAGGTCTCTGATGCTGAGACGGTAGATAGGAAATTCTGGGTAAAAGGATTCTGGCTCTTGCCTTTATGCTGCAGTATAGATAACTGTAGCTTGATTCAATCTTAAAATTCCTGGGAAGAGGGAGAGTCctaaaaatctataaaaatctATACAATGAGGGGAACAGAATCATAATGGAAAGGTACTCATAGTCTTCCAGCTCGGGACAGGGtttctaatttttcattgtGACAAACTGCCTTAGTTGATATCTGTCGAAAGCCCATCTGCCCAAAAAGTCACTCTTCTCTGACTTCTTCTAGAGTCAGAGTACTCAGGTACTCAGAGATGGGTCTTCCCTGAACTGGAGTGCCAGACTGTGCAGGGAATATAGTTAGCCTCTTCACCTTCCTTCTGGAAAATTCACTGAGCAGATGGGCTAAGCAAGAGCTTTGGtttttctgtctcctctctTCCACAGTTCAACTCTCCTTTCAAAACTGGTACTTTAAATGACAGATGAGTAGACAGATCTGTTTGTGTCACTAGCGTTACGTAGATCCCTAGAATATCAATCAATCCTAAAACTTTGAGGGAACTGTAAGAGATACCCTGCTATGTTAGTCATGCTGTACCTGGAGCTTCAGCCCACATTTCCTTTGGCCCTAAGGTAATAAAAGTTCATCACTGTTTTCTCCTAAGCATGGCAAAGAGACACCTCATTCACAGACCTGTTTTCCTACTCCTGGGTCCTATCCATAGGGCAGGACTGTTGGCTGGAGCCTTCTAAGGAAGGACTGTGCTGAATCAAACAGATGCAAAGACCTGTTTCCCTCTGCAAAGAGCTTTTCATCAAATACTTTCAAGTTTATTACCAGCCTCGCCCAGGTGCTTTTATGACATCTGGTTTCTTGAAACGTCTCCAGCTTCATTGAGCTACCTCCAGCTGTTGGCAAAGAAAGAACTACATGAGCAattagaagaaacaaaactttaaaaatttctgGACCAAAGGAATTGGGATCACGTATTGTATCAATGACCTGGAAAATGTAGGGGCTGGGCATCTGGTGTTTGGACACAGCCCCTTTCTTACACCATTCCTTTATGTATTTCTCAGGATGCCTTTGTAGCATTTCACAATGATAAGACTCTGgtgaaaaaatacttgaaatctCTGCTAATTGGGGAGTTGGCACCAGACCAACCCAGCTCTGAGTCTAATAAAAAGTGAGTATCCTAGAATCTAGGTGTGGGAATGGAGTGGGGTTCAGTGTGGGAGGAGAGTATGGGAGGATTGGAGATATGATCAGCGTGTTGGTGTGTTTATCTGCCTAGGTACCTAGAGAGTACCTGGTTTATTTGGGTCTCACAGAAGAACCACATTCCAATGGAAATTGATTATGATAAGAATGAAGATTGGGTATCTACTCAGGTGAGAATATCCTTTCTTCTGGGAGCTATAGATCTGCTGTTCTGAATTatagaacaaagaaaatgttgttcTTCCTTGAGCTTTAAAGCTGTGTTAGTGAGATTAGTTCTTGCTGCTCACAGAATGGGCGTATATTTCGGTAGTAGTTGACaccttttaaacttttatttggaaaacaggataccatgattaaaaaaagaaattctattttgaCATGTTTTCATAACTCTTTTCTCTTGAGTGATATTATGAATTCATATTGAAGgcattcagtcttttttttagCTCAGCAAAGGAGAAGCAAATGAAGAGTGGATACCTTGTTTTTTAGCTATACAGCTTTACAGGTTTACAGCAGATGAGATTAATGAGATAAAATttaattctgagaaaaaaatgagtatgtAAATACAGTTTACCTGCATCCACACAATCTACAGCATTATAATTCTGTAGAGTGTTTTctaagcttttttctttgtagtaaaggaaaaaaacccaatctGGGACTCATATGACCAAATCTAGATATCTGTTTCTGAACACGTGCTACACTCATTGATGAGAAACAGGCATTTCTAAAGCATGATTCACTGTATCCTAAAATAGGCATCTAGAACAGGTCAGATGAATGGCAaggtaaacatttttttttttttttttttttgttgaatcTAAAGGTAGTCTAAGGTGATGAGCTCAGTTGGAGATTTCAGATTAAAGATATCTAAAGTAGGTGACGTGAATCATCCTCAATGTGTGCACAAATCCTTGTTCTAAAGCACTTATGACAGTTGGAGGAAtccaaaagaatgtttttttttagaCATCTTTTCTGAGAGATGTGAGAacaacctctctctctctcaaaaaaaaaaaaaaacaccaaccccccccccaaaaaaaaaaaaaaaaaaaaaaaccacagcaaaatctgtgtgtgtgccagcaaagcagctgttctTCTTGAGCTAAGAACTGGCTAAATTAACACATATCCCAACAACTTAGATTTTAGTTTAATTCTTCAGGGCAATTGTGGCTATAATCACTGTCCCTAAGCTTCCTTTTCAGCTACAGAAAGGTGGGGATGAATTGCTGAAGTTCCAGgcttccagaaaaataaaagctaaatcatgttatttctgtcttcctttcctcccagctCCGTGCAACATGCAATGTGAACCAATCCACGTTCAATGACTGGTTTACTGGGCACTTGAACTTCCAAATTGAGCACCAGTGAGTATGGTTATGGAGAGAAGAGTGGGAACAGTATGGGCTGCTTTTAAGTGAGAAAGGCCTGTTAGTCTCACAAGAGAAGAAATTCATTAGGAGAGCCTTTGGTCTCATTTGGAAACTATGGGGAGGGCAGGAACATATTCTGAACAGAGGCAACAATGGGTGGTGTAACCCATATCTTGCAACAGTTCCCTCTTATTCAGTCATACAGCCTGTTCCCCACAATGCCTCGACACaactgctggaaagcagctcctCTGGTGAAAGCCCTATGTGATAAGCATGGCATTCAGTATAAAAGCAAGACTTTACTCACAGCCTTTGTGGACATTTTAAAGTGAGTATCACTAACAGTGTGTTTTTACACTGTAATGGCTTGCAAGGGAGGGACATGCACATAAGCAGCTGTTTCAAATCAACGTCTATCTAGAGATTAAATCTGGCaattatttaaatcattttaaaggattttcttGCACTCCTTCATGCTATGAAAAGGgaaactattatttttacatcTAAAACATTAAACACTTCTGCCTCCCCTGAAGCTCAATATTGTTTCTCTGTAAGTAattttttcactctgtttttgCAGATCCCTGAAGGATTCTGGGGAACACTGGCTTGAAGCCTGTCTGCATGGATAGGAACTGGCAGCTCTTAAGAGGACTTCTTCACCAGAAGACATCTTCTGCAAAGGGTCAGCATGAACCACGAGAGTGTGTGCGCCCTCTGGAGAAGAAACTGGGGAAGTGGGCAAATTTCAGTAAGAATGGGGAGAAAGTGGACatctatttttattgctttcaaaCTCAACATTTAGTGCCATGGAGCCATGATGAGCTGGGAAAAATATCTCTTGTATTGGCCTGATCGAGGGCTGAAACTGGTCTAGATCTTACCctatagaagaaaattaaaaggaaatttttagtgtttttggCTTAATGGATCAGTGAATATGGGATATGGTAAAGCAAGCTGCAGGAATTCGGAGTGCATTGGTGGGGTGGATTTTTAAGGAATAGTTTataatagataaaaaaaaagcttgcaaagAACAAGAAGGTCTTGGGTATGATGGCATCACTAATGGCCTCAAGTGTACCACTTACACTGCTTAACTTAGGTGTTATAACTAGGACTGTTCATGGATTGAGCAGGGTGCCACATAACTAGATGCTAAGTTTTACATTTATAACAGCTGGTTTGAATGCAGTCCAAAGAGTATGTATagtatgtattatttatatctataaatatttttgagtggTGAGTGTActgtctgatttattttctcctatAATACATAATACAATTTTGCTGATATTATGAATAGGAGGTCAGAACTCAGGGAGAGGTTTTATTTTGAGTAATCTTTAGCATATCAAAGGAAATACCTATGAAAATTGTTAAGCTATTACTATGCGCTACTTAGTCATTTTTTTATGAGTGAAAAAGAGCACATAAGATATATGAAATGCTGTTTCTGTGGGGAGACATAGTTCCAGATGTGTGTGATATACAATTTTGATTTAAGGTATATAAGTTAAGCAGTTCTTTAACATGACAGCTATAGGGTAGTACTTGTAAAAAATGTATCTTGTAAACCTGAACTCCATCTTCAATACAGTTTATCACTTACTGTCATATTTTTAAGAGCAAGCGCCTCTGtgaatgtataaaaatatgaatggGTGCATAGTAAGAGATATAGAGTATCTACTTCTtgaattattaatttaattagaCCAGCTGTGATGACACTGGGGAGCAGATCAAGATCGCAAGGGTATTAATGGCACTCTCacttttattgattttatataaattattttttatctaaGTACTGGCCTCCCAGTGATTTCAAGGATATGTGGGTATGTACATCAGCTgttaagcaaataaatacatttgtggATCTGTTCTTATatccagaaaacaaatgaagtcATACCTAACTCTCTCTTCCCATCTAGACCTCTTTGGTCCTTGCAaactttttctctatttctgcaTCCCCTAGAACCAGCTCCTTTCCTGGAACCAGCTCTTAACAGACTTTGTACTTGTGCTTAGCTGCTTGGCCACAAGAAGTACCTAGCCCTCCTGCTAGTTGTCCTGCAGATTTTTCACTAGTAGAAGGCAGAATGCCTACCTGTAAGTCGAAGGCAAAGCTGCGCTCCAAGAACATtgtatttctgctctttctttgtgagagaggcaaaaaaatgaagaagctaGGAGGTGGTCTGTGCTAGAATATCTTCATTGAAAGTGCTTTAAAGCTTACAGGAAAAGTAAACTGGAAATGAGGCTATGTAGGAGATGAGCACTGATTAATAGACAGGAGAAGTAGAGCAGGATGCATGGAAGAACAGAGGAGGTGTATGGATATCAACtaataacaggaaaaagaaggcGATAACAGCTGAGCAGTGATAACATGGCTAGAATGAAGACGCTAgaatacaagaataaaatagaaatataggAATAAGAATAAAGCACTTCTTTATGACTTTTACATTGAAAGACAAATACCTGTTCTAGTGAGAATTTATGGCCTCTGATTaaactttcatatttttgcaaatagatGATAATTCAGTGATAGCATTTTCTAATACAACCAGCAGCTGACATAGTCCATTTTGAGAAAGTTGAGCCATGCTGACAATATCTATATTGTATTGTTTTCACCTGACTAACCTAAAACCACGAAGGTAGGCTGTTAtgctaaataaataagagaattTGTTCATGAGAGCAAAGGCCATGTAGAAGAAAAGTAGAGCTCCTCCCATGCCATTCACGTCCAGAACTCTGTGCCCTGAACCTTGGATGGACAAACAACCCacttggaggaggaaaaggtgaAACATCTTGCAGTGAAATATCACAATGGACAAATTGACCCAGCTGCAATCCGTTGATGAGCAACTTTATAGCCATTACAAGCTATGGACAACAAGTCTTCTTCTAGGTAACAAATACTATCAACCCCGTAAGTTAAATATCTCAGCACACAAAGCAGAAATTTggagtttttattatttccttttgtttttgaagactATCTCCATTTATTCTCTTTACTTACAATTTATGTGCATATGTGCAGATACTAATAACACTGTTCCAGTGATTTTGTAATAAGATATCAACTGTCATTGAGGCTGACAGGGATCACTGCAGATGGTTTTGATTAAAAAGTACTGTTGTTCAAAATCTGCTTTGAATGTAATTTGAAAATTCTGTGAACAGTTTGAACAGTTCTGTGTTTCTAAAACCAAGGGGAATTATAATGTTGATATCCACAATTATGTAAGATCAGcacaacaaaagaaatgtgGCACAATCACAGTCAGTTGTTAGGGACTGGCTTCTGCTCATTTAAATAAAGTGTATTATGCAGAATAATGCAGCTTCTATTATGCAGCAATCCCATGCTCAGCTGCTCATATCTTAATTCAGTGCTTAATTCCAATTGAAATAAGTGAGATCTTGATATTGTTTGGCTCTTATACCTGATTGTACTTGCATTCCCAAAGTTCCTCTGCCCTAATACAATCATTTCgtgtcattttaaattttctgtggTTCCTGTTCCGGTTCTGTGGTTCCGGAACCACTTTCTGTGGTTCAGGGCctatggatttgtggatgtcaagtttgcctagaagatctctaatcctatcctccttgaccaagggaaattcttcctttcc carries:
- the LOC134141418 gene encoding acyl-CoA (8-3)-desaturase-like, whose product is MAPQTGSIKKETQPFPAFLQLFTWEEMRIHNGQGQEQWLVIDRKVYNVSEFSKRHPGGSRVISHYAGQDATDAFVAFHNDKTLVKKYLKSLLIGELAPDQPSSESNKKYLESTWFIWVSQKNHIPMEIDYDKNEDWVSTQLRATCNVNQSTFNDWFTGHLNFQIEHHLFPTMPRHNCWKAAPLVKALCDKHGIQYKSKTLLTAFVDILKSLKDSGEHWLEACLHG